From Paenibacillus polymyxa, the proteins below share one genomic window:
- a CDS encoding ABC transporter substrate-binding protein yields the protein MKKHWSRFALIPLLAVSLAALAGCGGSDKTAKEGSSSGTDPITFSFFGADTSPQWNGMKDEIGKEITKKTGVTLNAEFDVSGGGGDDRIALMAASGEYPDLVSPKANISKLVDAGAMIDLTDLINDHAPNLKKLYGPYMDRLKYSNKDQAIYVIPTYAGVGQESFDATGGFEIQHKVLKELGYPKVRTLQDFENVLKTYVAKHPTINGKKTIPLTLDADDWRIMITVTNPAFQTTGAPDDGEYFIDPKTFEAKLHYKRPEEKEYFRWLNHMYNEGLLDKDSFVQKSDQYKSKIASGRVLGLIDQEWGYQDAENALKASGKADASYAHFPVTLSEEYKDRSFQDTGFASGYGVGITESCKDPVRAIKFLDYLASDEGQVLVNWGIEGKHYEIKDGKRVIPADVLDQKTNNTTSFNKSTGIDLYTLMSGHYGDGVKDSTGNYYTAKFPEQIIAAYSKPEKESLKAYGVKTWKELFPGKEEFDVKPWGAAYNLTTDNESNYNVTFKKTTDIIRKRIPEAILTPASNFDTVYDNMIKELDAAGAVQMEQQYTQLVKDRVELWSGKAAK from the coding sequence ATGAAAAAACACTGGTCCAGATTTGCACTGATTCCCTTGCTCGCCGTATCGCTTGCCGCACTCGCAGGTTGCGGTGGAAGCGATAAAACAGCGAAAGAAGGCTCATCCAGCGGCACAGACCCAATTACGTTTAGCTTCTTCGGAGCAGATACAAGCCCGCAATGGAATGGAATGAAAGATGAAATAGGCAAGGAAATCACCAAGAAAACAGGTGTAACCTTGAATGCGGAATTTGATGTCAGCGGCGGAGGTGGGGATGACCGGATTGCTTTGATGGCAGCAAGTGGGGAATACCCAGACCTGGTCTCTCCTAAAGCAAATATTAGCAAGCTTGTGGATGCGGGGGCTATGATTGACCTGACCGATCTGATCAACGATCACGCACCCAATCTCAAAAAGCTATACGGCCCCTATATGGATCGGCTGAAATACAGCAATAAGGATCAAGCCATCTATGTTATTCCTACGTATGCAGGGGTGGGACAGGAGAGTTTTGACGCGACGGGGGGATTTGAAATTCAGCATAAGGTGCTCAAGGAGCTGGGATATCCCAAGGTAAGAACATTGCAGGATTTTGAAAACGTGCTCAAAACCTATGTAGCCAAACATCCGACGATTAATGGCAAAAAAACGATCCCTCTCACGCTGGATGCAGACGACTGGAGAATTATGATTACCGTAACGAACCCTGCTTTCCAGACAACTGGGGCGCCGGATGATGGTGAATATTTTATTGATCCCAAAACTTTTGAAGCCAAGCTTCATTACAAACGTCCGGAAGAAAAAGAATATTTCCGTTGGTTAAACCACATGTACAATGAAGGGCTGCTCGATAAAGATTCGTTTGTGCAAAAAAGCGATCAATACAAATCCAAAATTGCCAGCGGTCGTGTTCTGGGTCTGATCGACCAGGAGTGGGGTTATCAGGATGCCGAAAATGCATTAAAAGCGTCAGGCAAGGCTGATGCCAGCTACGCGCATTTCCCAGTTACACTCTCAGAGGAGTACAAGGATCGTTCCTTTCAGGATACAGGTTTTGCGTCCGGTTATGGTGTAGGGATTACGGAAAGTTGCAAGGACCCGGTGCGGGCTATTAAATTTCTGGATTATTTAGCTTCCGATGAAGGACAGGTGCTAGTGAACTGGGGAATCGAAGGCAAGCACTATGAAATCAAAGACGGCAAACGCGTCATTCCTGCCGATGTATTGGATCAAAAAACGAACAATACAACCAGCTTCAATAAATCCACTGGAATAGACTTGTACACATTAATGAGCGGACACTATGGTGACGGAGTGAAGGACTCTACGGGTAACTACTACACTGCCAAATTCCCGGAACAAATTATCGCGGCTTATTCGAAGCCGGAGAAAGAATCACTGAAAGCGTATGGCGTAAAAACGTGGAAGGAACTGTTTCCAGGAAAAGAAGAATTTGATGTGAAGCCTTGGGGCGCAGCCTATAACCTGACGACAGACAATGAATCCAACTATAACGTTACATTCAAAAAGACGACAGACATAATCCGCAAACGTATACCGGAAGCCATTTTAACACCAGCTTCCAATTTTGATACGGTATACGACAACATGATTAAAGAACTGGATGCCGCCGGAGCTGTCCAAATGGAACAGCAATACACGCAACTGGTGAAGGACAGAGTGGAGTTATGGAGTGGGAAGGCTGCTAAATAA